In Magnolia sinica isolate HGM2019 chromosome 16, MsV1, whole genome shotgun sequence, the genomic window GCAACTAAGAAGGCTCGCCGAAGCAAAAGCACTGAAGTACAACCCCAAGATGGAGAGAAGATTACAAACATCCACCGCTTTCACATTGGATGCCCAACCCACCACTTCTATCTTGATCTTCCTCACCACCTCTTCCACAGAATTACTCCTGGAAATATTGCCCATTCCACTCCCCCAAATCACCCAAAGCACTGCCATAATAATAGGTTGCCACATCTTCCCTCCCTAACTCTGCCATTGTGCCAAGCCCACAAGACATTTCCACAAACTTGGACATCACTCCATGAATTATTGAATATTCCCAAAAGGCACTCCCACATCTTTTGAGAGAATGAGCAATGGATGAAAAGGTAATCAATCAACTCTGCATCGCTCACGCACATAACACAAATGTTGGGGAGGATCAAATATCTCTTTTGGAGATTATCAATGGTCAACACCCTTTTCCTACCCACCAGCCAAACGAATGCCTCAACTCTTGAGGGAGCAACATAGAACCAAGATTGGGAAGAATAATTGGACACTGCATTCAGGGGCAATGTCAAAATCAGGATGTAGAAAGATTGAATAGAGAAGCATCCTGAGCTATGCACACGCCAAATTATGGAATCCTTTTCTCCTAAAGAGGGGTAACAACCCTATAACCAATCCAACGGCCTAACAAGATTGCCGACTTCCTCATCCTTCATgtcaaccacaccacaaaacCTCTATAGACGGAATAATAGCGAGCTACTGTAATGTTCCTTTCTGTAGAAAGGTGGGGCAATCTTGGAAAGTCCTTTTGCAAGGTTCTATCTCCACGCCACGTCTTCCCAAAAATGGCCACTCTCCCATCACCTAGAGAAGGACACCACTCACTAAACTTAGGGGATATCAAAGCCTGATATAGCGAAGATCTCTTAACCCCCAACCTCCCTCCCGAGTGTCGTATTTACAAGCTATGATCTCTCTCCACAATCTCCTCTATTCTGAACCAAATCTCCACAACAACTTACCTAATAATGCAAGATTCATGGCATCAACATCCTAATGCCCGCACCACCCACATCGAGCGGCTTGCAAACCTCTTTCCACTTGAGAAGATAAAACTCCAATCTATCGATAACAGATTTATGGCATTTGAAGACCGACATAAAGAACAATGGCATATTAGTAACTTTGATAAGGGTCAAGCGCCTCCCAAAGAAAGATGGCGATGCTTCCTTCTTGAGAGCTTCCTCTCAATTCTCTCAATGACCTTATCCCGAAGGTTCTTTGTCGGCTTCCCGATACACAATGGAAGGCCAAATACGATGAAGGAAAAGACCCAACCCTGCACCCAAAGACAGCAGGAATCTTCAGCACCGCATCCTTGCCCAAACGAACACCCAACATCTCACTTTTAGCTATGTTGACCTTCAATCCAAAAATCACCTCAAAACATCTATTTTTTGTAAGTTATCCACCATGACCATATCAGCATTGCAAAATAAAATGGAATCATCGGCATATTGGAGATGATTGATCTAAGTACCCACATTTGCCCACCTTAAAGCCACTACTTAAACCAACCTCCCAGCCTATATGTAACATTTTGTTGAGGGCTTATGcaacaaccacaaacaagaaAGGGGATAGGGGGTCCCCAGTCTAATGCCCCTCGAGGCCTTAAAAAAGCTTTCGACAACCCATTGACCAAGACAAAAGGAGCAGCTGATCGAACCATAAACGACCCCAGTAAAACAGATCAAATTGATTATTGTCGAAATTATTCTAACTGTTTCAAAGACCCAACATgttgttgtttgttttttttttttcctttttcttttttcctttttaggcaTTGGACTTTTTCATTAACTAATATAAAGAATCAACTAGTCATCTCTTTGCCTGCACATCCCAACCTACCTAACATATAATCAAGGAAATCCCAATCTACATGGTCATGCACCTTCTCGATGTCCAACTTAGACATtaatcctcctctctctctctctctctctctctctctctctctctctctctctctctctctctctctctctctctctctctctctctctctctctctctctctctcttttgtttatAAATTTCTTTTTGAAAGGCCACGCTAATCCTCTTTTGGCTTCCCTTTGTCTGGAATAAGTGCACTCATGGGCTTATGAGGGCAGTATCCAGAATTTGCCTACACACAATGAAAGCACCCTAATTCTCGGGAATGATATTTGCAAGAAACACTCAAGATCTCGTGGCAAGAATTTTAGCTAATATCTTATAGAGGCCCTCGAGAATTGCTTTTCCAGGGATTCCGCCACCACATTCGTCAATTGATTAAAACCCAGGTTATCAAGCTGTGGCCCTTGTCCAATTTTCACAGGATTGCACCTTCCTATAGTAGTTCACTATTGCATCACCGACTTAGACTTCTCCTCAACTCTTTTACCGTCTGCTACTAGACTGCCAATCCTGTTGTTTCTCGCCCTTGCGCTAACTATACTATGGAAGAACTTTTTGGCACCTTCCTTTAACCAAATTGCTCTTGAGCACTATCTCCACTTAATTTCCCCTTCTTTTAGGCGGTTGGAATAATCCAAAGAGAGCTTAGCACGCTTCTCTTTTTGGACAGCCGACAGCTCTTCCCCCTCCTCTTCACATAtaaatttcttttaaaatattATCTAACTCAGCCTCTTGAACCCCAAACACTTCTTTCTTCAAAAAATTTAGCTTCTCTTTTGACATCTTGAGCTTCTGACTCATTTTGAACCTAGTGTAGCCTTCAACCACAAAAGATCCTCACCATTCTTCAACTAAGCTCACGAAGCCATTGACTTCTAACCACATGAGCTCAAACCTAAACACTTTTGGGCCCCAATTCTCCTCTTCTACCTCTAACACAATCGGGTGACGATAGGAAGCCGGCCCAGAAGACCCTGTTGCTGAACTAGCAGGTATTTCTCTAGCCACTCAGGAGAAACCAAAAACTTGTCAAGGCGGGAAAAGATAGCTTTCTCCTACTTGTTCATCTTGCGCCCCAATTGGTAAATCCACCATTTCATCTAAGAGGACCCAATCAACAAAATCCTTCATACTTCGTGTGATGCGGCCATCATTAGACTTTTCATGGATGAATCAAATCATGTTAAAATCTCCCCCTACACaccattagaggtgggcatcggtcctgatcggaGCGGATTGGGTTCAACCCAATCAGATCCGAAATGGCCATGGATGGACCCGGACTCGATCAGATCCGGAATCAAATCCGGGTCACTTGACCCGAACAGATCCGGTACATAATTCGTCTGACCCGAacagagtccaactcggtcagagaaaccgagtctgatcgagttgggtacgattcggattcgtatgaatttaatttaatttttcatataatgtggcccacttcaacctttaatatatgttattttttttctcaatgccttaattgatatgtcaaaatggataaacggtttagataaaacatatacatcaaggtgggccccacatagctataCAAAAACTATCCGTTTTTGTGTTTATGTTTTTACCGAACGTATAAAAtaacgtgcactgcacgaaagcactcagcttcttttttatatatgtacAGTGAGTGGGACTTGCTGTAATGaacttagcaagttatgtgggtcttatcatggggtatgtgttatatctaaaccgttcatctatttggtaaGCTCGTTATAAGGCTtacaatgaaaaataagacagatataactatcaagtggaccacacgaaatatttaatggtgaaaatcatttgaggctgctacttgtggtgtggtccacatgatctttggatattaataattttttaaataatatactaagatgatctctaaaaacatatgaacggtgtagatataataaatacatcactgtgaggcccatatacctttaatctcctttgaaccgttcgtacaactcggagcacgAGGAGCGCCGGTCTCGTCCTTGCACAGAAACGGACGGGCTTACTCCCGCCTGTTGACGTGCCGTGCAAGTAACCCATTTTCATATCTGagtgaactctgttggggcccaccatgaatgcatgtggtgtatccatgccgtccatttgttttttcagattattttagctgttgaacccaaaattgatgaatattcaaagctcaagtggaccacaccataagaaaagtaaaaatattattttttactccggatctggccggatcggaacagtccggatctattcggatcgggttttcggatcggaacggtccagattaaccactatccgatctcgatccgaaaactagtcggatctaaatgatcttacccgatcctacccgatccaggccgtcggttctgttcggaacgggtctGATCGGGTACCTAACATATAATCAAGGAAATCCCAATCTGCATGGTCATGCACCTTCTCGATGTCCAACTTAGACATTaatcctctctgtctctctgtctctctctctctctctctctctctctctctctctctctctctcttaaatttCTTCTTGAAAGGCCACGCTAATCCTCTTTTGGCTTCCCTTTGTCTGGAATAAGTGCACTCATGGGCTAATGAGGGCAGTATCCAGAATTTGCCTACACACAATGAAAGCACCCTAATTCTCGGGAATGATATTTGCAAGAAACACTCAAGATCTTGTGGCAAGAATTTTAGCTAATATCTTATAGAGGCCCTCGAAAATTGCTTTTCCAGGGATTCCGCCACCACATTCGTCAATTGATTAAAACCCAGGTTATCAAGCTGTGGCCCTTGTCCAATTTTCACAGGATTGCACCTTCCTATAGTAGTTCACTATTGCATCACCGACTTAGACTTCTCCTCAACTCTTTTACCGTCTGCTACTAGACTGCCAATCCTGTTGTTTCTCGCCCTTGCACTAACTATACTATGGAAGAACTTTTTGGCACCTTCCTTTAACCAAATTGCTCTTGAGCACTATCTCCACTTAATTTCCCCTTCTTTTAGGCGGTTGGAATAATCCAAAGAGAGCTTAGCACGCTTCTCTTTTTGGACAGCCGACAGCTCTTCCCCCTCCTCTTCACATAtaaatttcttttaaaatattATCTAACTCAGCCTCTTGAACCCCAAACACTTCTTTCTTCAAAAATTTTAGCTTCTCTTTTGACATCTTGAGCTTCTGACTCATTTTGAACCTAGTGTAGCCTTCAACCACAAAAGATCCTCACCATTCTTCAACTAAGCTCACGAAGCCATTGACTTCTAACCACATGAGCTCAAACCTAAACACTTTTGGGCCCCAATTCTCCTCTTCTACCTCTAACACAATCGGGTGATGATAGGAAGCCGGCCTAGGAGACCCTGTTGCTGAACTAGCAGGTATTTCTCTAGCCACTCAGGAGAAACCAAAAACTTGTCAAGGCAGGAAAAGATAGCTTTCTCCTACTTGTTCATCTTGCGCCCCCAATTGGTAAATCCACCATTTCATCTAAGACGACCCAATCAACAAAATCCTTCATACTTCGTGTGATGCAGCCATCATTAGACTTTTCATGGATGAATCAAATCATGTTAAAATCTCCCCCTACACGCCATGGCATCCTCTACCTATCTCTGGTGGTGCTCAACTCCTCCCACAATTGCACTCTCTTATCTAGTTGACAGGGACCATATACAACAGTAAATAATCAACCAAAAGCCAATGCAACCACCCCCACTAAGATTGAGAATGCACCAAACCATCAATCCTCTTATCTCCATACATCCGAGTTCCAACCACCACAATGCCTGATGCAGGACAAAATGATCTAACCTAATGtgatgccatgaaattaaaagacaaattaactagagcaatggaacaacaaaataaagctaatttaccataaattcagaaattttaGATTCATGACATGTCCAAATTCAAGCCTATGACAGTCTCGCAATGCGAATCTCATAAATTACTGATTAACAAAGACCTATGGGAAATAGAACCCCCATCCTAGCATAGGAATTGATCTAATCCTAAAAGGAATCTcttggtttgttaaagggtttaagaATTAGGGTTTTTGGATTTTGGAAAAATTAGGGTTTTACGAAATTAGAGAATTTTGGGAAAATTAGGATTATGGTTttagagattagggttagggtttttaggaatctagggttagggtttgattgaatGTAGGTTCTAGGGAGacaaaagaaaaatcaaagagGAGAGATTGCGGAAagtaaagagagaaaagaaaagagaagaacgaAGATAATACCTtaatgagaagagagaaaagtagaaaagataacCAGGGAATCGCTCCCCATGGTTTCGCACCACCAATTCAATCACATGATGAAATTTTGCTCAATCTGAAAGCGaaaggagagaaatctctttcattTATAACATGCATATTGGCTAGGGTGGGGAAGTTCAACCCTTTATAGTCACAAAAAAGACATTTTACAAAAAAACACTATCacataagattctcaacataaagacacttaataaattaaaagttgttcctaactccttaatctcaacacaaatatgagttatACAAAAAATAACATAACATGTAAACAAGCTAAACAACTAAAATATTTTGCGGCTCAcgggggtccacgatcaagatgtccgatgatgatAATCCAACGATTCGATCATCATGTCCACTCGATCCAGCTGttcgatgtgtccatcaagctcctatatgcagcccacgtgcatcttcccagtgtgggttcctcaaagatgcacgaacatgcaCGTGGGATCTTtaacgtggctaggaatgtgaattgggccaagtaggCCCCCATGTAATGGTTGTTTAGTCAATGTCTCAATTGTCTCATTGAGACTAAAGCAACCCACTCCTTATTTTTAACCCCCCAAACCGAATCCAAAGTGGCTCGATCAAGAGACTGTAATTTAGTTTCTTGGAGAAACATTACCTTAGCTTTTTGGACAACTAATCTCACCCCTCATCCTCTCTTCCCCACGCCGACCTTGGTAGCCGAATAGTAATTGATTGAGGACTACAAGCTTAGCCGCTCTCTCCAACCCCTAGGTGATCTCCTAAACTTCATTTATGGGTTTCCCATTGTTTCTGCGACTCTCTTTCCTCTACAAATTGGAACAAGGCAAAAATATCCTTGTTGCATGCACCCAAAAGGAGACCCACCCGATCTTTCACATCCTTAGACCCACCCGATTTGTTATTTCGTGAGAACACGGTTACCCACCTTATCAACTTGAATCCTCTTCAACACAGTTAAGGTATCATCACTGATAATTATTGCTTCATCCCTCATGTTCATGACTTATACTGGCGTCCCATCCAAAGCCTCTAACAGATTGTCATATGTAAATATTATATTCCCCGAAATTAgaatctctctttcctcttttgaaAGCACTTCTTGGTAAACCATGACCACCTGTCTTCTTCTTCCACTTCAGCCCGTGTATCCCCCATCACAACCTTGTATTTTGTGTTTAATTATTTCCtcttctttaaaataaataaataaaatccttaAATGGTTAACATGGGCACCATTCCTAGTCTTGGAACCATGGTAATTTTTTAATAGCCTTCAATTTATCAGTTAGTCACCATCAACTGTGTATCtcatcatgttaccaggtcagaTCAATGAATTGTGGAACATGACCCTAGAACCAACAGACCTAGTCATGGACTATTCTAACTTTACTGTTATAATACAAAGGGACATTACATGGAAGTGCCACATGAACCAGCATTTGGGAGAGCCATATTTCCATAGCACATGTGGGTGGAAGGGTGATTTCCAATGGGATTCATCCATCTAATGAGCCCTATAATGAATTTCTtatatttcaaaaatcacaccTATTAGAAGCTTATCCATCACATTTTTCTTTGATTTCCCACTGAATTTTTAACCCTCATCTTTGTTTTCTACCTCACTTTGAGGGCCACCGATCGGATGACCAGGATTGTCTGATTGGTATATACTTTGAAACATCTGCCATCCACAGTAGGGGTAAATTGATGAACAACTTTCACATGTAACTTGGATATGACTCTACCATAATCCAGTTCTTCCAATTCTAACATATCATCTCCCATAAGCAAAGTGTATATGCAAGGAAAACAGTTAAGATGAAACATGATCATGGAAACTTACTTACTTTGGACCCAAGCAAATGCAACTTTCCATTTTCAGATGCTGCTAAAACTATCACTGAAATAATATGCTTCAAAGAAGAAATTTTAATTTCTGAAAATGGTATTTGTAAGACTTTGAGGTTATTTATTTACAACATAATCTTTGCAGTGCATGATATTTTTAATCATGTTGCTGGAGAGTAACATGGTAAATTTTTAATCGTATTTTTAATCATATTCGGGAACAGCTTCCTCTTCAGATTAGAGACAACAGAATAGGAGCACGGACAGTTTCCCCTTCTCACTGACCACAATACTTACACAACATATATAACCCAATCTAATTacgatttcaatttttttcatctATAGTTAGTATATTTTAGTTCATTCCTAGCTCTCAGAATAATAAGCAGGTCTCTCCAACTTCAATacaatcaagattcaagaaaactttCATAAAAAAGAAATGAACTATCAAAAGCAGTGACACTTGATTTTTTTATACTCAAAGTGTGCAGATGGAATGAACACATGGGTTTGTGTTCTTAGAAATAGTCATAAACTATTCAAACCAGTTCATAACAATACCATACAAATTCAATACAATGACAAGAAGCTGTGTGGGAGAACAATGTCAGATACATTAATCAACATCCATTAACAGATTAATAGTTCTTTGCAGCAAAATACCGCTGACTCCCTAAATGTACAGTGtcaatcaaacaaaagaaaatatttataatcataaatgtaaaaagaaaagaaaagaaaagaaaagaaagaaagaaaaataataataataataataatttttaaaaaaaaaaaaaaaaactgaagagAGATTCCAGAATGTCAGCTCAAATGAACACatatttcagtgatccagaccattcatcgaCTCCCCCTACCTTATAAAAGCAATGGACCAAAACCCTCAATCCAACAATCCCAGATATCTGATTGCTAACTTTCTCTTGTTGCATATGAACCATTGAACCTATTTTATTTGTGATCATCCATCCATATGCTAAGCATTGGATGCCTAGGATTGTGCAAAGGGAGCATAATATGCAGGCTACAACATTGCCCTTTGCAGCAGAGACCGCaagatgaacagcctggatcacTGAAgaagggccccacttgtacagaaCGCTGGCCCAAATGAAAATCCTCACCATAGAGCCTATGCATCATATACTTCCTCTAAAGCAAAAGCAATAAATTGAAGCAAGAAAACACatattatttataaaattttaataaaaggtCATACGCTATAACTCTTAAGTGCTTCAAAATGACATCCATTCCAACATCACACTATAAGTAATCCATgaaatatgaaagaaaaaatacaCAGCTAAAGAAATCCATGAATATTCATTAAATGTGCTGTTCAAATCAAACCTTAAATCTGAAATATAACTTTAAAAAAGAAGAGTCACAATGCAGATAGAAATCCCACAAcacaaataaaaagagagaaaccaaggaaataaatgaagaaactaaaaatgaaaatattgcaATCTAATAGCAAAATACAAAGAGGAAAAATCATCTAAATCACATATCTCTACCTTAAATCTGCAAGATTATCAAGGTCTGTGAACAATATACACAAACCATAACTCAatttaaaaatgagaaaaaatggaaataaatttgAAGCAATAAATTGGAAAAAACACAGTTTGAAAGGTCtgtcaaaaaaatataaaaaccttcACTCAATTCAgagacaagaaaaaaaaatgatggagaaAGTACGTATTCAGAGAGTGACGGTGACACTTTTATCTTTCAAAAGAAATGAGTGACACCTCCCCTCCTTTTCCAAGCTCAGAGGCCTTTCAATGGCCAAAAATAGGGGGAGGGATTTGTAGGGTTAAgcatgcatgagagagagagagagatgcaccaAGGGttgatcttcttctcctctttcctGAAGAATAACAGTTGGGTAGTTCAACAGGGGGGGAGAATGAGAGCTCCCTACTCTTATAGATCCCCATCAAGATGAAGGGGATCAAGATCCACAATGAGAGATAGATCTAAGGTTTTTTAAGGGTTGAAGAAGAAAAGGTAGAAATGACTTTCTTTCTTGCTTTTTAATTGGTTACGACTTCGAGAAGACCTATATGCAAGAAAGGCTTCTGTACACACTTTTGTTTTTTGTCGAAATCACCCCTTAAGAGGTGGGTTAAATGACAGAAGTTCATTAACCCTGCAACGGGGCTTTGTAGGATACGGTTTCCAACAAAGCTTGTAGTAGATCCGGCCAAAAAAATATTAGTGGACAAACCATACTTAACACAAAAGATaatggatgttttcttttagaaatatAACAAAAAGATAATAGATGTATGATCCTTTGCGCCTGTCTGACATgacaagttttttaaaaaaatgtaagtTAACTGTGCCAAATAAACATCAATCTCTGTTTTAAAAAGTGAAAGAGAAACTCTATTTGCTTCCAGTTCTGAGCCAGAATCGAAGGAACCAGAACATAAGGCTAAATCTGAATTGTAAATCCACGATTGGAAATTTTACCAGCCACCGCCCCATCTCTCTTGCATCTCAGCTGCCTTGTCTTCTTTCATCTTCTTCACAATCTCAAGTATTTTTGGATTGGTGAAACGGTCACGAACATATTTCCTTTCCTCAGCCTGTATTTCCTTGATGGCACTCGGATATGGATTCGGAGGTGGCCTCTTCCCTTGGAGTCGTGCAATTTGCTTCAGCCGGATGTATGCCTTCTTCTTTGCCTTCTTTTCTGCCCGATATTCCATCTACATGGCATGCGCAATAAATTGAAAATGCCTCATGAATTATATTCTATTGTTATCGAAGGGGACAACCATGTGGAGAGACAAATGACTGTTCATGTTCTTGAGAAACAATTAACTGAGTAAACTAGTAAAGATTTGAAAagatcaatacatacatcagctACAGCCATGGCTTCCTCTTCACTAACACCTTGCTCCTTTAACTCGAGCACACGCCAACCAAAAACACGAGCCGGAGGAGGATCAAAACCACTAAACCTGTTGAAATCATGAATAGAAGACAACACGTCATTAGACAATACATGAACAAAGGCCAGTCGTAATTTCATTAGAGAAGCAATTTTTCAACACTCAACATAAGAAGATCTAATTTcttgaggtttgctaagcccacacccATGAACAGCCAGCTCATGCACACTCCATTACGCATGCCAGTGTCGCACATGTATACAAGATCCGAggtttccgtgagataggcctcATTTCTTAGATCAACAAGTCCAAAGAATCAGGAGGATTCACTCCTGGGGGAGGCTGGAGTATGGGAAatgtggtgaatcaatccctttatctaatAGCCTAGGCCcaacatcccatgggttaggtcctcggccgaacccccctcatgggccccacatcacatgggttccgcctcacaggccgcccaccccgagcgtGCTCTTGCATGTGAAAATGCATTTGCATTAATCACCCAcgatgaggagtcttgaacacgagacctcccgctctaataccactttaatgcaggacaactaactacttgctctaaaagctcaaactgatagagcgcAACGAATCAagccctttatctcatagcccaggacCCCACATTACAAGGAttctgcctcacatgagccacccaccccgagtttgcccctgcatcccacaagccaccccactcgagcccggtatgaaaatgaCCCTGCAGTATTATGGATAGCTAGCATCATGCCCACATGGTCGTGTAGTGCAATGGCGTGTGCATGAGTAGGGCTCTACCCTAATGTTGGCTCAACAAACCTCTAATCTCTTTACAGATAGTCTTAGTGCAAGTATGAAAGACCTTCTAAAACCAACAAACATGTGAGCTTATAGCCGACGTCTAATTTCTTTGTGGACAATTTGAATGCGAGTATCAAATGCCTTATAAACCATGCACCACCTCATATGACTGAGGTTGTATCAGTTCTCCATCAAAATTAAGCACACCCAACAAACCCAATATAAAATTAGACAACTCTATCTACGTCAGATTGTTCAAACGGAGAGATTGGCATTTTagatgcgtgtgtgtgtgtgtgtgtcacaaCCAACAAACCGAATATAAAATTAGACAACTCTTATCTATGTCTGATTGTTCAAATTGAGAGATTGACATGTtaggtatgtgtgtgtgtgtgtaatcggTGTGATGTGGACCTACAAAAGACAATTGATGTTATGAAATTTAAATGAAGAATAAGGTGCTATTATCACTTTGTGGCTTTGAGAAACAATGAGTTTGTCAGAAGGAAAGGCATCATAATCATGTAGCAACTAATTCAGGCACACTATCCTTGGTTACATGCCTAAGACACTTCTTTTTCACAATTGAGACAGATATTTAGGTTTTCCCATGTATTTGTTCTAGCATTAGAACCTAGAGGTAATTAGGAACACGGTGATGAAAAATAAGGCCTGCATTGGCTTAGGTGTAAGATCCCAATAAAAGGAAACTTAGGATGCATCGGTGCAGGTGTAAGACCCCAATAGAAGGAAACTTAGGAGAAACATTGAAGTCTCGTGTTAGAGCCAGtgccaaaacaaaaaagaaagaaaactgtATAGGATTTGGTAAAACAAATTAGCCAAGGACAGTGGAATTTGGTTCTTTGTTGAAGGGCTAGTAAAGTACAATGGATGATACAATCATTCAAGGGGAGTGT contains:
- the LOC131228987 gene encoding uncharacterized protein LOC131228987, with protein sequence MSFMRGDLLTKTRKLVNGLAKAKPLWLKAMEEAPPVTFPRTDGKFEPITLPEDIYVKKFFQKHPESKYEDAIRFSGFDPPPARVFGWRVLELKEQGVSEEEAMAVADMEYRAEKKAKKKAYIRLKQIARLQGKRPPPNPYPSAIKEIQAEERKYVRDRFTNPKILEIVKKMKEDKAAEMQERWGGGW